The Paenibacillus tianjinensis genome has a window encoding:
- a CDS encoding ABC transporter permease, producing the protein MSLFRLTLRNVLHRRFLSLLTVCAVAITVAFIVLLTLSRESVEQGAKKGYGPFDLVIGAAGSETQLVLNTFYHIGAPTGNIPLAVLDQAKQDKSVDQAFAMTTGDNFKGFPIVGMDSGYFFTRYGDSKLQEGVMYTRTGETIVGAYVAESLGLKVGDTFSGAHGLVQEQAHESAEAEHGENHGSGEHDEEHDEEHAHESFHYTVAGILPELHTPDDRAVFTTVDYAWAVHELAPEDREITAVLVKPASLLGAHDLKQALDGNNGVQAAYTSKAVSDVLNAVDQGSRLLSVLTAICVLLAGIAILLSLIAAVGERTKDVGLLRLLGKSRVYVWLTLTSEGLLVTAAGLIFGLLLGHLGAYLLKDALFAQAGIQIEPYHWTPEHWLIVAGALSIGLLSSLGPAFRMYRMHPLSLFKS; encoded by the coding sequence ATGAGTCTGTTCAGACTGACTCTCCGGAACGTGCTGCACCGGCGGTTCTTATCCTTGCTTACCGTATGTGCAGTTGCCATTACGGTTGCTTTTATTGTTCTGCTGACTTTGTCCCGGGAGAGCGTGGAGCAGGGTGCCAAAAAAGGCTACGGTCCATTCGACCTGGTCATTGGGGCTGCAGGCAGTGAGACTCAGCTTGTGCTAAATACCTTTTACCATATCGGTGCGCCAACCGGAAATATTCCGCTTGCTGTTCTGGATCAGGCGAAGCAGGATAAATCCGTCGATCAGGCCTTTGCCATGACAACAGGTGACAATTTCAAGGGGTTCCCGATCGTCGGGATGGATTCCGGTTATTTCTTTACCCGCTATGGGGACAGCAAGCTGCAGGAAGGTGTTATGTATACCCGTACCGGTGAAACCATTGTTGGCGCGTATGTCGCCGAGTCTCTGGGACTGAAGGTAGGGGATACCTTTTCGGGGGCGCACGGGCTTGTGCAGGAACAGGCCCACGAATCAGCAGAGGCAGAGCATGGAGAGAATCATGGGTCTGGAGAGCACGATGAAGAACATGATGAAGAACATGCCCATGAGAGCTTCCACTACACTGTAGCAGGCATTCTTCCTGAACTCCACACCCCGGATGACCGTGCCGTATTTACAACTGTGGACTACGCCTGGGCCGTGCATGAACTTGCACCTGAGGATCGGGAGATTACGGCGGTGCTGGTCAAACCGGCCAGTCTGTTAGGAGCCCACGATCTGAAGCAGGCACTCGATGGAAACAATGGGGTTCAGGCGGCTTATACAAGCAAGGCGGTCTCAGATGTGCTGAATGCGGTAGATCAGGGTTCCAGGCTGCTAAGCGTGCTGACGGCTATCTGTGTGCTGCTGGCCGGCATTGCGATTCTGTTGTCTCTGATTGCAGCTGTCGGGGAGCGCACCAAGGATGTAGGACTCTTACGTCTTCTCGGAAAATCCAGGGTTTATGTATGGCTTACATTAACCAGCGAAGGTCTGCTGGTGACGGCTGCTGGACTCATATTCGGTCTATTGCTCGGCCATCTCGGAGCTTATCTGCTGAAGGATGCGTTATTCGCACAGGCAGGTATCCAGATAGAACCTTATCATTGGACACCGGAGCATTGGCTCATTGTTGCAGGCGCACTCTCCATAGGTTTGCTGTCCTCGCTGGGACCGGCCTTCCGGATGTACCGGATGCATCCGCTCTCTTTGTTCAAATCATAG
- a CDS encoding ABC transporter ATP-binding protein yields MKKQFKVDGRVVRILDIPEWTVDKGERVAITGPSGSGKSTLLHLVSGILRADSGEIVVNGQPLHSLAEAKRDAFRASSIGYVLQDFHLIPSLTARQNVEIAMTSRLSRKERKQVVDHWLEQVGLSDRGQHLPSQLSRGQQQRVAIVRALVNQPPLLLADEPTGSLDWETADEISSLLLDLSEAHGHTLIVVTHDLNMADRFPHCLNIQDINQVCREALPKQRVLRVKREEVTI; encoded by the coding sequence TTGAAGAAACAATTTAAGGTTGACGGAAGAGTTGTACGGATTCTGGATATACCAGAGTGGACAGTTGATAAAGGAGAGCGTGTAGCCATTACCGGACCCAGCGGGTCCGGTAAAAGCACGCTTCTGCATCTGGTTAGCGGAATTCTGCGGGCAGACAGCGGTGAAATAGTGGTGAACGGCCAGCCGCTTCACAGTTTGGCAGAGGCGAAGCGCGATGCCTTCCGTGCTTCCTCTATCGGCTATGTGCTGCAGGACTTTCATCTCATTCCTTCACTGACAGCCAGGCAGAATGTAGAGATTGCGATGACCTCCCGGCTTTCGCGCAAGGAGAGAAAGCAGGTGGTTGACCATTGGCTGGAGCAGGTGGGACTCTCCGATAGAGGCCAGCATCTGCCTTCCCAGCTGTCACGCGGCCAGCAGCAGCGGGTCGCGATTGTACGGGCACTGGTTAATCAGCCGCCGCTTCTGCTGGCGGATGAGCCTACAGGCAGTCTGGATTGGGAGACAGCGGACGAGATTTCCTCGCTTTTGCTGGATTTAAGCGAAGCCCATGGACATACCTTAATCGTTGTAACTCACGACCTTAACATGGCGGACCGCTTTCCGCACTGCTTGAACATTCAGGATATCAATCAAGTGTGCCGTGAAGCATTGCCTAAGCAGAGGGTTCTCCGCGTGAAAAGAGAAGAGGTAACGATATGA
- a CDS encoding alkaline phosphatase, with the protein MKKLMKGIVFGGLAAAVVSGATLAGAAQSTTKAGVTPKAQSQNLIVLIGDGMGPAQVSAARYFQQYTKGVNHLNIDPYYVGQATTYADRGEDGGKVVSGIVTDSASAGTAFATGHKTYNAGISVSNEDVAKPFASIIEAAESSGKATGLVTTARITHATPAVYASHVRSRDNESAIASQYLESGVDVLMGGGKQFFVTKDEKGKRTDKNLLPDFKAKGYTVVENTSALNALTSKNSKVLGLFGSSHVAYVPDRTAEIPSLAAMTSKALNILSTDKDGFVMMIEGGRIDHAGHANDLPTLVQETLDFDAAFKTAIEFAKKNGNTSVVVTADHETGGLSLSRDNIYEINIDLWNKQKHSSESLAASLEAAQTPEEIRSIVTANTWITDLSDEEVTQIMNGDGSSYKREGAYNAVISKRLLVGWSGHGHSAVDVGIWAYGPIADKVKGQVDNTQIAKAGAGILGLNLEKSSAELQSKYLYPKFKISRDNEVLYPAGALAKALGGTYKGDTATAKLSLAKNTIEVNLTDKTAKLNGKTAAYTVDVDNGVLYLPLNAFSQLKGTTLTWDALSERIILR; encoded by the coding sequence ATGAAGAAGCTTATGAAGGGCATCGTTTTTGGAGGATTGGCTGCAGCTGTAGTTTCGGGGGCAACTCTTGCGGGAGCAGCACAAAGTACAACTAAAGCAGGGGTAACGCCCAAAGCCCAGTCTCAAAACCTCATCGTTCTGATTGGCGACGGTATGGGTCCGGCACAAGTTTCTGCGGCAAGATATTTTCAGCAATACACCAAGGGTGTCAATCATCTGAACATCGATCCATATTATGTAGGACAAGCAACTACATATGCAGACCGTGGAGAAGACGGCGGGAAAGTCGTTTCGGGTATCGTCACGGACTCCGCTTCAGCCGGTACTGCATTTGCTACAGGTCATAAAACATATAATGCGGGGATCAGTGTGTCCAACGAGGATGTAGCTAAACCGTTTGCCTCCATTATTGAAGCTGCCGAGAGCAGCGGCAAGGCAACCGGGCTTGTGACCACAGCTCGTATTACCCATGCCACACCAGCCGTTTACGCTTCCCATGTCCGCAGCCGCGATAACGAATCAGCGATTGCCTCACAGTATCTGGAGAGCGGCGTAGATGTCCTAATGGGCGGCGGCAAGCAGTTTTTTGTAACCAAGGATGAGAAGGGTAAACGTACAGACAAGAACCTTCTCCCTGACTTTAAAGCCAAAGGATACACTGTGGTTGAGAATACTTCGGCTCTAAATGCGCTCACCTCCAAAAACTCCAAGGTTCTGGGCCTGTTCGGCAGCTCGCATGTTGCCTATGTTCCGGATCGTACGGCCGAAATTCCGAGTCTGGCGGCAATGACCTCCAAAGCGCTGAATATTTTGTCTACGGATAAAGACGGCTTTGTCATGATGATTGAAGGCGGACGTATCGACCATGCCGGTCATGCTAATGATCTTCCTACACTTGTTCAAGAGACACTAGACTTTGATGCCGCATTTAAGACGGCGATTGAATTTGCGAAGAAAAACGGCAACACTTCCGTGGTAGTTACAGCAGACCATGAAACCGGCGGCCTGTCCCTCTCCCGCGACAATATCTACGAAATCAACATCGATCTGTGGAACAAGCAAAAGCACTCCTCCGAAAGCCTGGCAGCAAGTCTTGAAGCGGCGCAGACACCGGAAGAGATCCGCAGTATCGTAACGGCGAATACATGGATTACAGATCTTTCCGATGAGGAAGTTACCCAGATCATGAATGGCGACGGTTCCTCTTATAAACGTGAAGGCGCGTATAATGCGGTGATTTCCAAGCGACTTCTGGTAGGCTGGTCCGGTCACGGACACTCTGCAGTGGATGTCGGAATCTGGGCATATGGTCCAATCGCAGACAAGGTAAAGGGTCAGGTGGACAACACGCAAATTGCAAAAGCGGGCGCAGGCATCCTGGGTCTGAATTTGGAGAAGAGCTCAGCAGAGCTGCAGTCCAAATATTTATATCCGAAGTTTAAAATCAGCCGCGACAACGAGGTCCTCTATCCGGCCGGGGCACTGGCCAAAGCACTTGGGGGAACTTATAAAGGGGATACAGCTACTGCAAAGCTGAGCCTTGCGAAGAATACCATTGAGGTTAACCTTACGGATAAAACAGCTAAATTGAACGGCAAAACTGCTGCTTATACAGTGGATGTTGATAATGGCGTACTGTATCTCCCGCTTAACGCATTCAGTCAGCTGAAGGGCACAACCTTAACCTGGGATGCTTTGTCCGAACGGATCATACTGAGATAG
- the ligA gene encoding NAD-dependent DNA ligase LigA, translating into MDVMHTMEELVAELNQYNYHYYTLDAPQISDKEYDVLYDKLVQLEAESGIVLPDSPTQRVGGELLKGFTPHRHLAPLWSLDKAQNIEQLRSWNARVLKLVNDYNTKNPETPLPEPCYAVELKFDGLTLNLTYRDGVLVQAATRGNGVTGEGILAQVKTIKSVPLTIPFKEGLIEVQGEGIMNLSVLADYNTRAAEPLKNARNGAAGALRNLNPKTTAERRLNAFFYNVGYAEGVQFADHQEMMAFLRSNRFKVNPYLTYFDQFDEVTEQLAEIEASRSGLDYLIDGAVIKVTDFRIREALGYTDKFPRWAVAYKFEAEETTTILESVSWNVGRTGKVTPLARVEAVELAGVTVQNCTLNNVGDIERKNLKYALGTRVFIRRSNDVIPEILGKVTEESDGGEIIFPENCPACGFPLEMRGAHLFCNNKLDCKPQIISRITHFASRDAMDIETFSEKTAGQLHEELGVREPADLYELTFEQLVKLDRFGEKKADNLIKALEESKGRDLASFLYALGIPNTGKATTRMLAEHYRSLEAVMNATAEDLAGLPDIGGIVAESIVNFFADPFVATSINRMLNLGVEAKAPEAPRQVNTNSFFSGKTVVLTGSLQKLTREEAAERLEALGAKVSGSVSKKTDLVIAGEKAGSKLAKAQQLGIEVIEDEEELIRLLEM; encoded by the coding sequence ATGGACGTTATGCATACCATGGAAGAGCTCGTGGCAGAGCTGAATCAGTACAATTACCACTATTACACCTTGGATGCGCCGCAGATCAGCGACAAGGAATATGATGTTCTATATGATAAGCTGGTTCAGCTTGAAGCAGAGAGCGGCATTGTGCTCCCTGATTCTCCAACCCAGCGTGTAGGAGGCGAGCTGCTGAAGGGATTCACCCCGCACCGGCATCTTGCGCCTTTATGGAGCCTGGATAAGGCGCAGAACATCGAGCAGCTGCGTAGCTGGAATGCCCGGGTGCTGAAGCTGGTGAACGATTATAATACGAAGAATCCTGAGACACCGCTGCCGGAGCCTTGCTATGCGGTAGAACTGAAATTCGACGGGTTGACCCTTAATCTGACCTATCGTGATGGTGTGCTTGTACAGGCTGCAACCAGAGGTAACGGGGTGACGGGTGAAGGGATTCTCGCTCAGGTGAAGACCATCAAATCGGTTCCGCTCACCATTCCCTTCAAGGAGGGCCTGATTGAAGTCCAGGGTGAAGGGATCATGAATCTGTCCGTGCTGGCCGACTACAATACCCGTGCAGCCGAGCCGCTGAAGAATGCCCGTAACGGAGCCGCAGGTGCACTGCGCAATCTGAATCCGAAGACTACAGCAGAGCGCAGGCTGAATGCTTTCTTTTATAATGTGGGTTATGCCGAAGGGGTACAGTTTGCCGACCATCAGGAGATGATGGCTTTCCTGCGGAGCAACCGTTTCAAGGTGAACCCTTATCTCACCTATTTCGATCAGTTCGATGAGGTTACCGAGCAGCTGGCCGAGATTGAAGCGAGCCGTTCCGGCCTTGATTATCTGATCGATGGTGCGGTTATCAAAGTGACCGACTTCCGGATCCGCGAAGCGCTGGGTTACACGGATAAGTTTCCACGCTGGGCAGTGGCCTACAAGTTCGAGGCGGAAGAAACGACAACCATTTTGGAGTCGGTCAGCTGGAATGTAGGCCGTACCGGCAAAGTCACTCCGCTTGCGCGTGTAGAGGCAGTCGAACTGGCAGGTGTTACCGTCCAGAACTGTACACTTAACAATGTGGGAGATATCGAACGCAAGAATCTTAAGTACGCGCTGGGGACACGGGTCTTTATCCGGCGCTCCAATGATGTCATTCCGGAAATTCTCGGCAAAGTAACCGAAGAAAGTGACGGCGGGGAGATCATCTTCCCGGAAAATTGTCCTGCCTGCGGGTTCCCGCTGGAAATGCGCGGAGCGCATCTGTTCTGCAACAACAAGCTGGACTGTAAACCGCAGATTATCAGCCGGATTACCCATTTTGCTTCCCGTGATGCAATGGATATTGAGACGTTCAGCGAGAAGACTGCCGGACAGCTGCATGAGGAATTAGGTGTACGTGAGCCGGCTGATTTATATGAGCTGACCTTCGAGCAGCTGGTGAAGCTGGACCGCTTCGGGGAGAAGAAAGCAGATAATCTGATCAAAGCGCTGGAGGAAAGCAAGGGGCGTGATCTCGCTTCATTCCTGTACGCTCTGGGTATCCCGAATACCGGCAAAGCGACAACCCGGATGCTGGCCGAGCATTACCGCAGTTTGGAAGCAGTAATGAATGCAACCGCAGAGGATCTGGCGGGTCTGCCGGATATCGGCGGAATTGTGGCTGAGAGCATCGTGAACTTTTTTGCGGATCCGTTTGTGGCCACCAGCATCAACCGTATGCTGAACCTGGGCGTAGAGGCTAAGGCTCCTGAAGCCCCGCGCCAGGTCAATACCAACTCCTTCTTCAGCGGCAAAACGGTCGTCTTAACCGGTTCGCTGCAGAAGCTAACCCGGGAGGAAGCGGCTGAACGTCTGGAGGCACTGGGTGCCAAGGTATCCGGAAGTGTCTCCAAGAAGACAGACCTGGTCATTGCCGGGGAAAAGGCGGGCAGTAAGCTGGCCAAGGCACAGCAGCTCGGTATAGAGGTTATTGAGGATGAAGAGGAACTGATCCGGCTGCTTGAAATGTAA
- the pcrA gene encoding DNA helicase PcrA, translating to MQLINIQDAVSRLNPPQRQAVETTEGPLLIMAGAGSGKTRVLTHRIAWLIANRKAPPWAILAITFTNKAAREMQERVSKLVGPEGRDIWVSTFHSMCVRILRKDIERIGFTSNFSILDSTDQLSVIRNCMKDLNIDTKKFEPKAVQAVISTNKNELITPAQYEQKIGDYFEGLVAKVYTKYQQRLRSNNSLDFDDLIMKTIQLFEEVPEVLDFYQKKFKYIHVDEYQDTNRAQYMLCRMLADSHHRICVVGDSDQSIYRWRGADITNILNFEEDYPEATTILLEQNYRSTSNILNAANGVIALNTGRKPKKLWTDSDEGAKIKVFRGDSEHDEGYFVTGEISKNVKQGQAYQNHAILYRTNAQSRVIEEILIKSDIPYQIVGGIKFYDRKEIKDLLAYLRLLSNPDDDISLARIINVPKRGLGDTTIGKLAVAAAERGVSIFRVLQTVDDLGFAGRTRNALVEFYDMIEALHRMVEFLSVTELTEKILEMSQYRLELQNENTLESRSRLENIDEFLSVTMEFEKNNEDKSLVSFLTDLALIADIDSVNDDEERSDAVVLMTMHSAKGLEFPTVFIIGMEEGVFPHSRAFQDNDELEEERRLAYVGITRAEKQLFLSCARMRTLFGRTTANAPSRFLEEIPEELKEDTARESDRFRRGGAEVGGAYGGRGFGGGGRGNFGGRATGGAGTAPAGGQSASLGGSTASAVPGAGRVTVTTGAGAQRATGGAAAAAGDYKAGDKVAHGKWGTGTIVSVKGSGNDTELQIAFPAPVGVKRLLAGFAPITKVE from the coding sequence ATGCAACTTATTAACATACAGGACGCCGTAAGCCGGCTCAATCCCCCACAGCGCCAGGCTGTAGAAACCACCGAAGGACCTCTCTTGATTATGGCCGGAGCGGGCAGCGGTAAGACGCGCGTGCTTACCCACCGCATTGCCTGGCTGATTGCGAACCGTAAAGCGCCGCCTTGGGCGATCCTGGCGATTACCTTTACGAATAAAGCAGCCCGCGAAATGCAGGAGCGTGTCTCCAAGCTGGTCGGCCCGGAGGGGCGGGATATCTGGGTATCCACCTTCCACTCGATGTGTGTGCGGATTCTGCGCAAGGATATTGAACGGATCGGGTTCACCTCCAATTTTTCTATTCTCGATTCTACGGACCAATTGTCTGTTATCCGCAACTGTATGAAGGATCTGAATATCGACACCAAGAAGTTTGAGCCCAAAGCGGTCCAGGCAGTAATCAGTACGAACAAGAATGAACTGATTACACCGGCACAGTATGAGCAGAAGATCGGAGATTATTTCGAAGGGCTTGTCGCTAAGGTGTATACCAAGTACCAGCAGCGGCTGAGAAGCAACAACTCGCTGGATTTTGACGACCTGATTATGAAGACGATTCAATTGTTCGAGGAAGTGCCTGAGGTGCTTGATTTCTACCAGAAGAAATTTAAGTACATTCATGTCGATGAGTATCAGGATACGAACCGGGCGCAGTACATGCTCTGCCGCATGCTTGCGGACAGCCATCACCGGATTTGCGTCGTCGGAGACAGCGACCAGTCCATCTACCGCTGGCGCGGAGCGGATATTACCAACATTCTAAACTTTGAAGAGGATTATCCGGAAGCCACGACCATTCTGCTGGAGCAGAACTACCGCTCGACCTCCAATATTCTGAACGCCGCCAATGGCGTTATTGCGCTGAACACCGGCCGTAAGCCGAAGAAGCTGTGGACGGATTCGGACGAAGGAGCCAAGATCAAGGTGTTCCGCGGGGATTCCGAGCATGATGAGGGATATTTTGTTACCGGTGAAATCAGCAAGAACGTTAAGCAGGGCCAGGCCTATCAGAATCACGCAATTCTATACCGTACCAATGCCCAATCCCGTGTAATAGAAGAAATTCTGATCAAATCGGATATTCCGTATCAGATTGTCGGCGGGATTAAGTTCTATGACCGTAAAGAAATCAAGGACCTTCTGGCTTATCTGCGACTCTTGTCCAATCCTGATGATGATATCAGCTTGGCGCGGATTATCAATGTACCTAAGCGCGGTCTGGGAGATACTACAATCGGCAAGCTTGCTGTAGCGGCAGCAGAACGCGGTGTTTCGATATTCCGGGTACTGCAGACAGTGGACGATCTCGGCTTTGCCGGCCGGACGCGGAATGCACTGGTGGAGTTTTACGATATGATCGAAGCGCTGCACCGGATGGTAGAGTTCCTGTCAGTGACCGAACTGACTGAGAAAATTCTGGAGATGTCGCAATACCGGCTGGAGCTGCAAAATGAGAACACCCTCGAATCCCGCTCCCGCCTGGAGAATATCGATGAGTTCCTGTCGGTGACGATGGAGTTTGAGAAAAATAATGAAGACAAGTCGCTGGTCTCCTTCCTTACTGATCTGGCGCTGATTGCGGATATTGACAGTGTGAATGATGATGAGGAACGCAGCGATGCCGTGGTACTGATGACCATGCACAGCGCGAAGGGGCTGGAGTTCCCGACAGTCTTCATCATCGGGATGGAAGAAGGGGTATTCCCGCATAGCCGTGCTTTCCAGGACAATGATGAATTGGAAGAGGAACGCCGGCTGGCTTATGTAGGCATTACACGTGCGGAGAAGCAGCTGTTCCTCAGCTGCGCAAGAATGCGCACGCTGTTCGGACGGACGACCGCCAATGCGCCGTCCCGCTTCCTGGAGGAGATTCCGGAGGAGCTCAAGGAAGATACCGCCCGGGAATCGGACCGCTTCCGGCGCGGCGGCGCGGAGGTTGGCGGTGCCTATGGCGGCCGCGGCTTCGGCGGCGGCGGCCGGGGGAACTTCGGCGGCCGCGCTACAGGCGGTGCCGGCACTGCGCCGGCTGGCGGGCAGAGCGCCAGCCTAGGCGGCAGTACCGCGTCCGCTGTGCCTGGCGCAGGACGCGTGACCGTGACGACCGGAGCAGGCGCGCAGCGCGCTACGGGAGGGGCGGCCGCGGCGGCCGGTGACTACAAGGCGGGCGACAAGGTGGCCCACGGCAAATGGGGCACCGGCACCATTGTGTCCGTCAAGGGCAGCGGCAACGATACGGAGCTGCAGATCGCTTTTCCGGCACCGGTGGGTGTGAAGCGGCTGCTTGCCGGGTTCGCCCCGATCACCAAGGTCGAATAA
- the pcrB gene encoding heptaprenylglyceryl phosphate synthase — MRQSIQPWRHVFKLDPDRELGDQELEAICCSGTDAILVGGSTGVTYENTTRLLARVRQYELPCALEVSNLEAAVPGFDLYMIPMVLNTSDTEWIFGHHRKAIERFGSLIPWELLLTEGYIVLNEDSSVARLTGADSRLSARGAAAYAQIADKLMQLPVVYIEYSGTFGNMETVREVRETVENSQLFYGGGITGEAEAEQAAALCDTVVVGNIIYRDVQQALFTVQAVKQTPKIQLD, encoded by the coding sequence ATACGGCAATCAATACAGCCGTGGCGGCATGTATTCAAGCTGGACCCGGACCGTGAGCTTGGTGATCAGGAGCTGGAAGCCATTTGCTGTTCCGGTACCGATGCCATTCTCGTAGGCGGGTCCACTGGCGTTACTTATGAGAATACCACCCGGCTGCTTGCCAGAGTGCGGCAGTATGAGCTTCCCTGTGCACTGGAGGTTTCAAATCTGGAAGCGGCCGTGCCGGGATTTGATTTATATATGATTCCTATGGTACTGAATACTTCTGACACGGAGTGGATTTTCGGACACCACCGCAAGGCGATAGAGCGTTTTGGCAGCCTGATCCCGTGGGAGTTGCTGCTTACAGAAGGGTACATTGTCTTGAATGAGGACTCATCTGTAGCCCGTCTTACGGGCGCAGACAGCCGCTTAAGCGCGCGCGGGGCTGCGGCGTATGCGCAGATCGCGGACAAGCTGATGCAGCTGCCGGTCGTTTACATCGAATATAGCGGGACGTTCGGCAATATGGAGACGGTGCGGGAAGTCAGGGAGACGGTGGAGAACAGCCAGCTTTTTTACGGAGGCGGAATTACCGGCGAGGCTGAGGCTGAGCAGGCGGCTGCCCTTTGCGATACCGTCGTTGTAGGCAATATTATTTACCGGGATGTGCAGCAGGCGCTGTTCACCGTGCAGGCTGTTAAGCAGACACCGAAGATTCAATTAGATTAG
- a CDS encoding phosphatidylinositol-specific phospholipase C/glycerophosphodiester phosphodiesterase family protein: MDKRKLTASVIMVAALILLLVITLWPKEEEPATGFTAYRIIAHAMGGINGHTYTNTLDAFVANYEQGSRLFETDLLLTTDNKLIARHEWTGNMSKLLGQLDVLPAAKQGTVLSYNEVMDSPILELYSPLDIDKIMDLMIAYPDAYIVTDTKEHDPELVTRQFRLIVEAAKRKDPSLLERIVPQIYSRDMLDVVNKVYAFPEVIYTLYQSQDSDEQVLAFVKDTGVEITMPVTRASKSFVRKLKRAGARVYVHTLNDEQEITKLSRMGVDGFYTDFVSEDDLDGIRGLR, from the coding sequence ATGGATAAAAGAAAGCTAACAGCGTCAGTCATCATGGTTGCTGCACTTATACTTTTACTCGTGATTACCCTATGGCCCAAGGAAGAAGAACCGGCAACCGGCTTTACAGCATACCGGATCATTGCCCATGCGATGGGCGGGATTAACGGTCATACGTATACGAATACCCTCGATGCTTTTGTTGCTAATTATGAGCAGGGAAGCAGGCTGTTTGAAACGGATTTACTGCTTACAACAGACAATAAGCTGATTGCCCGTCATGAGTGGACCGGCAATATGAGTAAGCTGCTCGGTCAGCTTGATGTGCTTCCTGCAGCCAAACAAGGTACGGTGCTTAGTTACAATGAAGTAATGGACAGCCCGATCCTTGAACTGTATTCTCCGCTAGACATTGATAAGATTATGGATCTGATGATTGCTTACCCGGATGCTTATATTGTGACGGATACAAAGGAGCATGACCCCGAGCTGGTAACCAGACAGTTTAGACTTATTGTTGAAGCTGCTAAGCGCAAAGATCCTTCGCTGCTGGAGCGGATTGTTCCGCAAATTTACAGCCGTGACATGCTGGACGTAGTAAATAAGGTATATGCTTTTCCGGAGGTGATTTATACTCTGTATCAATCCCAGGATAGTGATGAACAGGTGCTTGCTTTCGTTAAGGATACGGGGGTGGAGATTACGATGCCGGTTACCAGAGCCTCCAAGAGCTTTGTCCGGAAGCTGAAACGGGCCGGAGCCCGCGTATATGTGCATACGCTCAATGATGAACAGGAGATTACAAAGCTGTCCCGGATGGGTGTGGACGGATTTTATACCGATTTTGTCTCGGAGGATGACTTGGACGGGATTCGGGGATTGCGCTAA